TGCGTGCCTTTCTTGTATGACTTAACCTGCCCAGTTAAATTCTTGTTCTTGTAGGCGTGAACACCCTTCTTGGAAATAACGGTAATTACGTTGCCCTTTGGCATTGAGCGGTAGTATACCGGACGGACGTGGGACCACTTAGCTGTGATGTAGCCGATTTTGCCATCGGTCTTGCTATTGTGGTTGACGTCACGAACTTTGTAGCGAAGTGCGCCGCCGTTTGACCGTGCGTAATCAATCACAACAAACATTGGGCGATTAATCCGCTTCTGCTTTGGGTAACGAGCCATGCGCTGTGCCTTCTTAAAGGTTGGATTTTGGTAGAGGTAAATGGTCTTGAGGGCGTAAACCGCTGCCTTCTTGGTTGCCGCATAGTTCGGGATGTTCGGTGTTGTCGGCTTAGTGGGTTCAGTCGGCGTTGGTGCTGGACTCGGGGTTGGCGTCGGTTGTGGTGCCGGAGTGATCGGTGCTGGTGGAGTGACGCTTCCGCCACCACCGCCACCTGCGGCCGGGATCGTGACGGTCATCGTTGCCTTTTGATCACTGCCATAGAAGTGGTAGGTAACCGTGTAAGTGCCTGGCTTTGAGGTATCGATGTTGCCGCCGTCAATGACCAGCCCTTCAGCAGCTGCATCACAGTATTTCGTAACCGAACGGCCTTCAGGTGTAATGGCAGCGATGAAGTGCTCCGTTGCATCAAATTTGTCACCCAGCGCTAAGGTAATGCTTGGCGTGACGGTCACCTTGGACTGATCTTTGAAACCATCTTCGGGAACATACAGTTCTTTGGGAACCCCGGCGGCTGCATATTTTTCTACCAGACTGTCAGGATCAAAGGTCTGGCCAGCTGCTTCTGCTGTTGCCTTTGGAACCCAGGTTGGTGCGATCATCATCCCACTAGGTCTTGGAATCAACATCCTAATGTTATTAACCAAGACAACCCAAACCTTGAATATCGACTTGTGGAACTACTGGCATTTTGCCTTCATCGGATCAATCGTTTCGATCGCAACCAGAAGTTTCCTGTGGGGCGTGTTTGCCGCGACCATCACCATCATCGTAACCTTGGTTGGTGCCGACCGTTCACAGAAAAAAGTTGAAGAATTCTATGGTGAAGATTTAAAGGGGGTATCACTTCCCCAGGCATTCTGTGTCAGCTTCATTCCATTTGCTATCGCTGTTAACTGGATTGTTGAAAGAATTCCTGGTCTCAACAAAGTTGACTTCGATGCCAAGAAACTTGAAAAGCGCTTCGGACTGTTCGGGGATCCAATCCTACTTGGTGTGATCATCGGAATCATTCTTGGTCTGCTTGCCAAATATCCAATGGCTAAGACTCTTCAATTAGGAATTATCTTGAGTGCCGTTATGGTATTGATTCCAAAAATTACAGGTATGTTTATTGAAGGTTTAAACCCGATCTCGACCCGTTCTCAAGAACTAGTCAGCAAGAAGTTCAAAGGCCGAGCCTTCAACATTGGTATGACTCCAGCTTTGGTAATTGGTCACCCAACCACTTTGGTCGTATCACTTCTGTTGGTTCCAACTATTCTCTTCTTATCAGTAATCGTCCCAGGTAACGAATTCCTACCACTTGCCAGTCTATCTGGATTGATTTACATTTTCCCATTGGTTCTTCCATACACCAAAGGAAATGTTTTACGATCATTCCTAGTTGGTTTGGTCAGCCTGGTTGCCGGAGTCCTTTCAGCCACTGCACTAGCCTCAATCTTCACTTCAGCTGTTCGGATGGTGCAATCAAACTTGATTCCAGCCGGCACATCATCAGTTGCAAGTATTGATTTTGCAGCTAGTCCACTGGCATGGATCGTTTATGAATTCACTGCCAACTTGACTTTAGTTGGACCAATCGTCATCGCTGTAATTACCTTAGGTCTGATGGTTTGGAACCGCAAAAAGATTGCTGCCAATGACGTTCAAAAGTCAGTAAAAGAACCAGCTGCAGTCCATTCTGAAACGACAAATTAATATATTGATATGAAATAATGAGCTGTACTCTCCGGTTAAGTAATACCACTAAGAGAGTATAGCTCATTATTTTCCCAAAATATTGCCCATTACCAATCAGTAAGCCAAATCCCCCAATAATGATAAAAAAGTACATTGGCACTTCCAAATAATAAGCGTAAAATCATCTGTGCAACCGCTTTAATTAATGCAAATGGAGGTTTTACAATGACAAAAGTAGCAATGATTACCGGTGGTGCCCAAGGCATCGGTGCAGAGATCGCGCGTCATCTATCAAAAAAAGGATACGATATTGCAATCGGTGATTTACCACAACAAAAGGAAAAGGCTCAAGCTGTTATTACCGAGGTGGCTTCAGCTGGCCAAAAGGCTGTCTTTATCCCCGTCGATGTTACCAATCAGGCGAATGTTGCCAAAGCTGTTGACGATGCAGCCAGCCAACTTGGTGGCTTTGATGTCATGGTCAACAATGCCGGGGTAGCAAGAGTTGACAAATTTGAAGATATTAAGCCGGAAGACCTCGAATTTAGTTTTAAAATCAACGTCTTTGGTGTCATCTATGGTATCCAAGCTGCAGCCAAAAAATTTAAAGAACTTGGCGTTCCTGGTAAAATCATCAACGCCTCGTCAATTGCCGGAATGCGTGCCTTCCCTGTTTGGGCAACCTATTCAGCAACTAAAGCAGCCGTTATTAGCATCACTCAAGCTGCTGCGAACGAATTCGCTGCCGATCACATCACTGTTAACGCCTATGCGCCCGGAGTTGTTGGTACGACTGGCATGTGGGACGAAATCGACCGGAAGATGTCAGAAATTAACGGGAAGCCGCTTGGACAAAACAAGAAAGACTTCATTGGTACCATCCCACTAGGTCGAACTGTTGAACCCAACGATATTGCAAACATCGTGGAATTCTTAGCTAGTCCGGAAGCTGATTTTATTACTGGCCAAGCTTATGCCGTTGACGGCGGTGGATTGCTTTAATTTAAATTTTTACAGTTAACAAATTTAGCACCATAACAATAGCGGTTTGTGGGAAACTATTTCCACAAGCCGCTATTTATTGGTTCTACAATATTATTAATAATCCCTTAAATGCCTCGCTCACCCGCTAATCACAAATATCGTACAACTCACTCAAAAACTTAGGCAGTTCACAAATAACTTCATCCAAATCACTCCCAAATTCAACGTCATCATCAGCGTCATAGGCGCTTAAAGTCCGATACCCAATTTCATCAAGAAAGCGCAAGTCTTCAGTTAACCCGTACAGTTTCTTAGCCCACATGGGTGAAATCATCGTCATGCCTTGATGATCTAAATACTTGGCAGTCGTCATGGCACCAGCACTGATAATTTTGACTAAATCCTCATGCAAAATTTTAACTCTGAGTAATTTAAGCAACCCAATGCTCAAAATACTATTGAGTAAACAACTGTAATAGTTTTCAGAAATTAAATTACGCTTCAAGTCATTCCAGTTGAGGTTGCTAATTGCCAAATAATCATCACCATCCAGTTTGACCTCAAAACCATTTTGAATCGCCCAGAAAATATCTCTCTTCAATTTGCCGACGGTGCCAAAACCCAAACCTTTAAACCGATCCTTTAATTCAGGTTCATCAAAAAGTGACAAATGCAGTAATTGTCCAGTTTCTAACGGATTACCAATCACCTTGACTGAATGAATATTATTTATATTATCCAGTTGTGAATCAATATCCTGGTTGTGAAGCTTTTTTTGCTCGTCTTGAGTAATCGTTTGAAGCGGATCGTTTTCGTTATGAGGCGCAAAGCTGAAATCTTCATCCATTGCTGTATATTCACCAGCATGCTTTTGTGGTAAATAATTCGATGTGACCACCGGCCGCTTATTGATGATGTCTTTGCGAAAGTATTTGGTTGAAAAATACAATCTTGATTTGGGATCCGTCAGCAAATCATATACCCCGGTGGTTGAATGCAATTTGGTCAGACTCTTCTCCGTAACTGGCATAAAAAATTGATCACCGGATAACAACCCATTTTCACCATTAGTCTGTAGTTGATTAATGATTTGGCACATATTAATAAGTTTGATATTTTGTGGGGTTAACTGTTTCAAGATATCTTTATTTTGACTATCAACCAAACTGTCCAAATAGGCAGACACTGGCCCCAAAATTGTGGTTTGGGCACTCCAGAAATAGTTACTCTTTAATAAATTTTGGATGATCGCCTGAGAAGCTACTTGATTATTCAACTTTTTTAAAGGTTTGAGGGTTTTAGGTAATTTCTTTAGGGGCTTATCATCCGATTGCCCCAAATCGTTTGCACTTGGGTTAATAAAAGTGTCGATCTGTTTCAATGTAATCAAGTTGGTTTTTTTATGAGCCATATTTAATTAATACCACCTTATTGAAAGAGATTTGTATGAATTGGCATCTACGTAAGCTAGTCTAGATGCATCATCGCAGTCCGTCTGTTGCCAATGTTCTGCTAAGTAAAAAGTGTCGTGCAACAACGTTCTTATCAACTAATGATATTATCTCATACAAGATAAAGAAGCGTGTACATGACTTACATACCCGATAAGCTTAGAAATACTCATCACGCATCTTTTCATAAATAATCTATCAATATACAAAAAAGCTCAACTAATCATTCTGCAGAGGATAACTCCTCAAACAAGAAAATCAGTTGAGTTATTTAGTTTAAAGATTATTTATCCGGTAACTGCAAGTCATCAAGGTCGCAAGTTAACAACCGTCAACTTCTCCCGTGACATCGAAAGAATACTATTGTGAACGCCTTGAGTTCCCATTCCGGATGCCTTAACCCCCAAGAATGGGAAGTTGTCAGGTCCTCTTGATGGGCGACCATTCACTTGAACCGTTCCAACTTCAATGGCGCCAGCAGCTTCCAAGGCCTTGTCAATATCCTGGGTGAAGACACTGGCCTGCAGACCAAAGTTGGACTTGTTAGCAATCTTGATGGCTTCATCCAATGAATGAACCCGGATGATCGGCAAGACCGGCCCAAATGGCTCGATCCAGGCAACGTCCATGTCTTGGGTGACATTATCCAATAAAGTTGGCGTCAATAAATTACCATCGCGGTGGTTGCCGGTAACCAGGGTAGCGCCCTTGTCCAACGCATCATCGATTAGGTTTGAAACAAAGTCGGCTGCCTTGTTGTCAATTAAAGGAACGATGGTGCTGTTGTCGGCTGGCGAGCCCACGCTCAAGTTTTCAACGGCCGTTTTTAATTTGGCAACTAACTGATCGGCAATCTTGTCGTCAACCAAAACCCGCTTAACGGCAGTACAACGTTGACCTGAATACGAGAATGCCCCACCGATAATGTTCTTGACGGTGACATCTAAATCGGCGTCCGAACAGACAATTGCCGGATCCTTTCCACCAAGTTCCAGAACGAGTGGAATCATAATTGATTTTTGGGATAATCGTTTACCGGTTCTGGTACTTCCGGTAAAACTGATCATGTTAATGCCGGAATGCTCCGTGAGATAATCGCCAATTTCAGAACCATGACCCGTAACCAGACTTAACAAGCCCTTTGGAAGCCCAGCTTTGTCGAGCGCTTGAATCATCTTAATGCCACTAATTGAACCCTGAGTGGCCGGCTTGAAGATGACTGCATTACCTGCCATCAATGCTGGAGCAATCTTGGAAGCTGACAAATTAACTGGGTAGTTAAATGGCGAAATGGCGAGAACAACGCCAAGCGGGACCCGTTCGATAATCCCTAATTTTTCTTTTGAACCGCCTGGAAAGCCATCACCACGGACACTCTCGCCGTGCATATGTAAGGCTTCCTGAACAGTGTAGCGAATCAAGTTAATCGTACGAACGACTTCGCCTTTAGCGGCTTTGTAATTCTTACCAACTTCGTCCATCACAGCAGTTGCCAAGTCGTCCTTTTGATTATCAAGTTCGTCGGCCCACTTATTTAAGTAGGCACCTCGCTCACTTAATGATAACTTCGCCCAGGGCTTTTGCGCCTTCCGAGCAGCCTCAATCACTTGATCAACCTCTGATTGGGTAACAGCCTGAACCCGACCGATCGTTTCGTGCCGCCATGGCGACTGAATTGCAATGGTCTTATTGGATTCACTGGCTTGCCAGTTACCAGCAAAATATGCCGGATAAGTGGTTACGTCATTTTTGACGATGTCCATAAAAAGACTCCTTTCACAACATTTTCAGAATAATTTATGAAAATGAATTTGTTTCATTAAAGTCAATTTTACAACCGGTTGAGGTTAAATACTAGCAGATAGTTGGAATCGCTGCTAATAAAGCGTTTACAATTCGTTTTGAGATTTCTTGGAGACAGTATTAAGACTGATTTACATCAGAATTTTCAGAAAATACAACTAGCCACGACGGATTTTTTCGTGTGTTAGTGATAATTTAATGAAAACTAATCTCCAAAGTCAGCATGCTCCTTACATCACCGATTATCATTGACCTTACTCTGACAATTTGAATTTACCTGACCGCACAAGAAACCCCCTTGAATTGGAGAAATCTAATTCAAGGGGGTTCAGTTTTTCTATTTTCTCGTTAAAAAATCATCCCAACTAGCAGAGCCGTCACTCCAAACTCTCATCCACAATCGAGTCAACAACCTTCTCAATCGCACTCACTAACGGGCTATCGGGCTGAATCCCAGTGTCCGCAAACCGTTCCTCCCACCAGTTTTTCCGAATCGCCTGGATGGTTGGAATCACCTGCTGGCCGGCAGCCGTGAGACTCAAGATGATTGATTTGCCGCTCCCGGCTGTTTTCGTCAAATAACCCAGTGCCTGCATCTTTTTAATTTCTCGAGTCGCCAGTCCCTTATCGATCACTAACGACTTGGCCACCTGGTTCTGATTAATCTCGGCATTATCATTAATCGTCAATAAAATACAGGCAGCCGTTGGATTCAGCTGCTGCTCCTTAAAAAACTTACCGGTATCCTTGTAATACTGCCGGTGCAAAATTGAAATATCCTGTGCAAGGTAGCCAATATCTTTCAAAATCATTTTCCTTTCCATTCGTCAAATCCTACCGTAAGATTATCATTTTCCTGTTGACAATTCAACACATGCCCTTTATCTTTAAATGTAAGTTGAATTGTCAACATAAAAATGAAGAGGTGTCCTCCTTATGACAAATAAAAAACGTGGTTCACAAGCTTTAATTCAATCCATGATCAATCAACAGGTTCAATATGTATTCGGCATCCCTGGTGCCAAAGTCGATCAGTTATTCGAAGATCTCCAGTACAGCGACCAGCCCAATGCACCAAAATTGATCGTCACTCGGCACGAACAAAATGCCGCCTTCATTGCAGCTGGCATCGGCCGTTTGACAGGTAAACCGGGAGTAGTGGCCACCACCTCCGGCCCCGGGGTTTCCAACTTGGTTACGGCCCTAATGACAGCAACCGCTGAAGGTGATCCCGTGGTTGCATTGGGCGGACAAGTTCCCCGCGACGATCTTGCCCGTTACACCCACCAAAGCATCCCCAGCAAAGAATTGATGAGCGTTGCTTCCAAAAGCAGCGTTGAAGTCCAAGATTCCAACAACCTTTCCGAAGCCTTCACCAACGCCTACAGCACAGCCATTTCGGGCAAGCCCGGCGCTTCCTTTCTTTCCCTACCCGCAGACGTCTTAAGCGGCGAAGTCACCCGCCCGGAAATGCAACAACTGCAAGCACCCGAGCAGACTCAAACATCCGCCAAAACCCTTGACCAGATTATTAATTTACTGAAGAACGCCAAGCTCCCAGTTATCCTGGCAGGCATGCGGGCTTCTTCTCCAGCGGTCACAGAGGCCTTGCACCAACTGCTGGCAAAAGTATCGTTGCCAGTAGTTGAAACCTACCAAGGTGCCGGCGCCATTTCTCACGAATTTGAAGCGGATTACTTTGGCCGGGTTGGCCTGTTCAGAAATCAAATCGGCGACACCCTGCTCAAGCAAAGTGATTTGGTTATCGCAATCGGTTATGATCCAGTGGAATACGAGGCCCGCAACTGGAACGTGGAACACAATGACCAAATTATCAATATCGATACGGTGGCCCCGGAGTTGACCGTCGATTATCAACCGGATATGGTAATTGAATCAGACATTGCCGGAACCCTGTCGGCCTTAACCGATGCTCTGCCAGCAAGCTACCACCTTCCGAAAACAGCAGTCGATCAACTCACCAAACTGCGATCAGAATTTGACGGTCAAAGCACCACTGCAACAACTGCCAAGCCCGGTACCATGCATCCACTTGATATCGTCAATACGCTGCAGGAAAAAGTCGACGACGATACCACGGTGACGGTGGATATCGGCAGTCATTATATTTGGATGGCGCGTCACTTCCGAATTTATCGCCCGCGTCATTTACTGTTCAGCAACGGTATGCAGACACTGGGTGTGTCACTGCCATGGGCCATTGCCGCCAAATTGGTGCGACCCGATGAAAAAGTCATCTCCGTCTCCGGCGATGGCGGCTTCCTGTTCTCAGGTCAGGAACTTGAGACTGCCGTGCGATTGAAGCTAAACATCGTTCAGCTCATCTGGAATGACGGTTACTATGACATGGTGAAATTCCAAGAAGAAGCCAAGTATGGTAAGAATGCCGGCGTGAAGTTCGGCCCGGTTGATTACGTGAAATACGCTGAAAGCTTTGGTGCCAAGGGCTTTCGGGCAACCAACTCCGAGGAATTAGCCAATGCCCTTGATCAGGCACAACAGGCAGCTGGACCGGTCATCATCGACATTCCAGTTGACTACAGTGACAACATTGAACTCAAATCAGCTCTATTACCAGACATCCTAAACTAGAGGAGGATAACGATGACAAAATTAACAACTTTGTATCAGCACGGCACTTTGGCATTACTGGTCCCCGGCCTACTAGAAGGCACCCTGACAATGGGTGACCTACTGCAACACGGCGACACCGGGATCGGCACTGGCGAAGGCCTTGACGGTGAATTGATCATTTTAGACGGGACGCCCTACCAAGTGGATAGTGACGGCAACGTGAATGTGGTCCCGAACTCCTTCAACATGCCATTTGCGAACAGCCACTTGGCTAACTATTCACCTTTGGCAGAACTGGAAAATCTTTCTCAAGCTGATGTGGAAGAACAGCTCATCTCACTTACCCAGGCCAGCAACACGTTCTTCTCGATCAAGATCACCGGAAGCTTCTCGGCCGTCAAGACCCGGGCAGTCAAGAAATCAACGCCGCCATTTCAAACATTGGCTCAAACGGCCAAAAAACAAAGCATCTTCACCCGCGACCAAGTTGAAGGGACACTGATCAGCTACTACTCGCCAGCCTTATTTGACGGCGCTGCAGTTGCTGGATTCCACAATC
Above is a genomic segment from Lentilactobacillus buchneri containing:
- the budA gene encoding acetolactate decarboxylase, which codes for MTKLTTLYQHGTLALLVPGLLEGTLTMGDLLQHGDTGIGTGEGLDGELIILDGTPYQVDSDGNVNVVPNSFNMPFANSHLANYSPLAELENLSQADVEEQLISLTQASNTFFSIKITGSFSAVKTRAVKKSTPPFQTLAQTAKKQSIFTRDQVEGTLISYYSPALFDGAAVAGFHNHFLSADKTFGGHLLDFHLDKGHVAYQLFDTLEQHLPVDNRDYMDHDFSVDNIQDDIHEAEG
- a CDS encoding NADP-dependent glyceraldehyde-3-phosphate dehydrogenase, encoding MDIVKNDVTTYPAYFAGNWQASESNKTIAIQSPWRHETIGRVQAVTQSEVDQVIEAARKAQKPWAKLSLSERGAYLNKWADELDNQKDDLATAVMDEVGKNYKAAKGEVVRTINLIRYTVQEALHMHGESVRGDGFPGGSKEKLGIIERVPLGVVLAISPFNYPVNLSASKIAPALMAGNAVIFKPATQGSISGIKMIQALDKAGLPKGLLSLVTGHGSEIGDYLTEHSGINMISFTGSTRTGKRLSQKSIMIPLVLELGGKDPAIVCSDADLDVTVKNIIGGAFSYSGQRCTAVKRVLVDDKIADQLVAKLKTAVENLSVGSPADNSTIVPLIDNKAADFVSNLIDDALDKGATLVTGNHRDGNLLTPTLLDNVTQDMDVAWIEPFGPVLPIIRVHSLDEAIKIANKSNFGLQASVFTQDIDKALEAAGAIEVGTVQVNGRPSRGPDNFPFLGVKASGMGTQGVHNSILSMSREKLTVVNLRP
- a CDS encoding DUF5776 domain-containing protein, whose amino-acid sequence is MLIPRPSGMMIAPTWVPKATAEAAGQTFDPDSLVEKYAAAGVPKELYVPEDGFKDQSKVTVTPSITLALGDKFDATEHFIAAITPEGRSVTKYCDAAAEGLVIDGGNIDTSKPGTYTVTYHFYGSDQKATMTVTIPAAGGGGGGSVTPPAPITPAPQPTPTPSPAPTPTEPTKPTTPNIPNYAATKKAAVYALKTIYLYQNPTFKKAQRMARYPKQKRINRPMFVVIDYARSNGGALRYKVRDVNHNSKTDGKIGYITAKWSHVRPVYYRSMPKGNVITVISKKGVHAYKNKNLTGQVKSYKKGTHLKVKSSVKHNLTTRYVLSNGYHVTANKKLVIQGKY
- the alsS gene encoding acetolactate synthase AlsS gives rise to the protein MTNKKRGSQALIQSMINQQVQYVFGIPGAKVDQLFEDLQYSDQPNAPKLIVTRHEQNAAFIAAGIGRLTGKPGVVATTSGPGVSNLVTALMTATAEGDPVVALGGQVPRDDLARYTHQSIPSKELMSVASKSSVEVQDSNNLSEAFTNAYSTAISGKPGASFLSLPADVLSGEVTRPEMQQLQAPEQTQTSAKTLDQIINLLKNAKLPVILAGMRASSPAVTEALHQLLAKVSLPVVETYQGAGAISHEFEADYFGRVGLFRNQIGDTLLKQSDLVIAIGYDPVEYEARNWNVEHNDQIINIDTVAPELTVDYQPDMVIESDIAGTLSALTDALPASYHLPKTAVDQLTKLRSEFDGQSTTATTAKPGTMHPLDIVNTLQEKVDDDTTVTVDIGSHYIWMARHFRIYRPRHLLFSNGMQTLGVSLPWAIAAKLVRPDEKVISVSGDGGFLFSGQELETAVRLKLNIVQLIWNDGYYDMVKFQEEAKYGKNAGVKFGPVDYVKYAESFGAKGFRATNSEELANALDQAQQAAGPVIIDIPVDYSDNIELKSALLPDILN
- a CDS encoding PTS transporter subunit IIC — its product is MSGSKVWPAASAVAFGTQVGAIIIPLGLGINILMLLTKTTQTLNIDLWNYWHFAFIGSIVSIATRSFLWGVFAATITIIVTLVGADRSQKKVEEFYGEDLKGVSLPQAFCVSFIPFAIAVNWIVERIPGLNKVDFDAKKLEKRFGLFGDPILLGVIIGIILGLLAKYPMAKTLQLGIILSAVMVLIPKITGMFIEGLNPISTRSQELVSKKFKGRAFNIGMTPALVIGHPTTLVVSLLLVPTILFLSVIVPGNEFLPLASLSGLIYIFPLVLPYTKGNVLRSFLVGLVSLVAGVLSATALASIFTSAVRMVQSNLIPAGTSSVASIDFAASPLAWIVYEFTANLTLVGPIVIAVITLGLMVWNRKKIAANDVQKSVKEPAAVHSETTN
- a CDS encoding acetoin reductase; its protein translation is MTKVAMITGGAQGIGAEIARHLSKKGYDIAIGDLPQQKEKAQAVITEVASAGQKAVFIPVDVTNQANVAKAVDDAASQLGGFDVMVNNAGVARVDKFEDIKPEDLEFSFKINVFGVIYGIQAAAKKFKELGVPGKIINASSIAGMRAFPVWATYSATKAAVISITQAAANEFAADHITVNAYAPGVVGTTGMWDEIDRKMSEINGKPLGQNKKDFIGTIPLGRTVEPNDIANIVEFLASPEADFITGQAYAVDGGGLL
- a CDS encoding MarR family winged helix-turn-helix transcriptional regulator; translation: MERKMILKDIGYLAQDISILHRQYYKDTGKFFKEQQLNPTAACILLTINDNAEINQNQVAKSLVIDKGLATREIKKMQALGYLTKTAGSGKSIILSLTAAGQQVIPTIQAIRKNWWEERFADTGIQPDSPLVSAIEKVVDSIVDESLE